The region GAGGCGCTCGCTCCCGGTCGTGGTGACCGCCAGCCCAGGGCTGTAATAACAGACGGGCTCGCCGTCTGGTCGGGCGAACCCGTTTGCCGAAAACAGCGTGTTCGTCGTGACAGTCGCACTCGCGGGGTGGAGCCGCCAGGGATCGTGGTCGACATCGGTGTGGCGGACGGCCCCATCCGAGCCCTGTGTGTAGAGGCGGCTACGGTCGGTGAGGAAGGCAGCGCGGCTTCCGGACTCGGGTGTGAAGGACTCGCCCTCGGGACCGTAGGTCGCCTCGAATCGGGCGGGTCGGTCGCCAGGGTGGACCCGCCGGCTCGAAAACTCGACGCCGTCGTTCGTCGTGCGGATCGACTGGCGGGCGTAGTAGTACGGCAAGTGGTGAGTGAGACGGGCGCCGAGGACGGCCGTGATCCCGTGGGCGTCGAGACTGAAGAAGTAGACGCCCGGTTCACCCTCGTGGGTGACGTACGTCCGGAGGTTGAGTTCGGGGAGGTCGATTCCCATGCGCCGGGGGAGCCCGCGCGGGCGGGTATCGACGTTGACGAAGGGAACGACCGAGAGCCAGCCAGTCCCGTCGTATGTCTGGACCGACAGCGCGTCGGGCAGGTGGGTTTCGAGGTGGTCGGCGTCGACGGGCCAGTTGGCGAACAGGAGGTGGCGCCACTCGAACGCGAGGGGAAGGGGGATCGGGAGCTCCATACGAGAAGGTGGGGTCGAGGGAGGGAAACTCCGGCGACGTCGTACCGATCCGTCACGTACTTGCCCGAACCGCCCTGAGGGGCCGGTAAT is a window of Halalkalicoccus subterraneus DNA encoding:
- a CDS encoding YqjF family protein, with product MELPIPLPLAFEWRHLLFANWPVDADHLETHLPDALSVQTYDGTGWLSVVPFVNVDTRPRGLPRRMGIDLPELNLRTYVTHEGEPGVYFFSLDAHGITAVLGARLTHHLPYYYARQSIRTTNDGVEFSSRRVHPGDRPARFEATYGPEGESFTPESGSRAAFLTDRSRLYTQGSDGAVRHTDVDHDPWRLHPASATVTTNTLFSANGFARPDGEPVCYYSPGLAVTTTGSERL